From the genome of Argentina anserina chromosome 4, drPotAnse1.1, whole genome shotgun sequence, one region includes:
- the LOC126792912 gene encoding THO complex subunit 2 — protein MSLPPVERAHIKEDHLREWKAGNPSFKLPDPVPMLRFLYELCSTMVRGELPVQKCRAALDSAEFSEKVSELEVASSLADIVTQMSQDLTMPGEHRARLTKLVKWLVESSLVPLRLFQERCEEEFLWEAEMIKIKAQELKSKEVRVNTRLLYQQTKFNLLREESEGYAKLVTLLCQNSESSSHNAGATIGIIKSLIGHFDLDPNHVFDIVLECFELLPDNNVFLELIPIFPKSHASQILGFKFQHYQRMEVNDLVPFGLYKLTALLVKENFIDLDSICAHLLPKDDEAFEHYSAFSSKQLDEANKIGKINLAATGKDLMEDEKQGDVTIDLFASLDMDSEAVGERSTEFENNQTLGLLTGFLSVDDWYHAHILFERLSPLNPVEHIQICNSLFRLIEKSISCAYNMVHQARLNNLGTSSGTSVGVMTTENASASGSVIELQKELFQMLAIVGPYLYRDTLLLQKVCRVLRGYYLSAPELGRMGGVAVSASNPGLPLKEARSPRQLAMLRVEEAFRTCLLPSLQLIPANPAVGMEIWEVMSLLPYEVRYRLYGEWEKEDERIPMVLAARQTAKLDTRRILKRLAKENLKQQGRMVAKLAHANPMTVLRTIVHQIEAYKDMITPVVDAFKYLTQLEYDVLEYVVIERLAQGGRDKLKDDGLNLSDWLQSLASFWGHLCKKYPSMELRGLHQYLVNQLKKGQGIELVVLQELIQQMANVHHTEDLTEDQLDAMAGGETLRHHTTGFGATRHNKQLIKSMNRLRDSLLPKDETKLAIPLLLLLAQHRSLVIIDADAPYIKMVSEQFDRCHGALLQYVEFLSSAMPSASAYAQLIPSLDDLVHKYHLDPEVAFLIYRPVMRLFKSSTSYDVFWPLDNDDAQSVTSANSESEAVQNSGNVVLDLGSTSNPITWLDLLDTAKSMLPARAWNSLSPDLYATFWGLTLYDLYVPRNCYESEVVRQQASIKVLEEQTDNSISAINKRKKEKERIQETIDRLTSELRKHEEHVASVRKRLSREKDKWLSSCLDTLKINMEFLQRCIFPRCTFSMPDAVYCAMFVHTLHSLGTPFFNTVNHMDVLICRTLQPMICCCTESEVGRLGKFLCETLKVAYYWKSDESIYERDCGNMPGFAVYYRFPDSQRVRYGQFVKVHWKWSQRITRLLGQCLESTEYMEIRNALIILSRISSVFPVTKKSGINLERRVSKIKGDGREDLKVLATSVGASLAARKPSLVSDEEFCMGYVELKSTTSSKPSSSNLGAIQSAPATNNSPTEPVGGRAGTLVSQHSESIISTRDHVSKAKPADGRLERVESISNAKSDQGHLKHKGVSLVNGSDAHASVPSGILQSGTSRPIENQVQVNEISNRTLDENMGKPAAKNTSESESRGQAKRSVPAGAKPLKQDLAKDESRSGKAAGSTVITVNGGTVSSSGKGPATVGIESKVEGGSAKISSTRIKEEGAEVSDTARPPSSRFIHSPRHDSSASLSKSGDKLQKRNSPAEETDRQSKRRKGEAETRDFEGEARLSDRERSTDARLLDVDKSGTDDRGGHKTTEKASDRSKDKGSERHDKDHRERSDRPDKSRGDDFVERSRDRSMERHGRDHSAEKLQERGSDRSLDRLPDKSKDEKGKGRHSDISAEKSHVDDRYHGQSLPPPPPLPPHIVPQSVSSGRRDEDSDRRTAATRHTQRLSPRHDEKERRRSEENSSISQDDSKRRREDDFRERKRDDREGISKVEERDRDRERGREREKEREKTNLLKEDPETIAASKRRKLKREHLPSGEAGEYSPVHPPPPLSINLSQPYDGRDRERKGPIVTRAGYMEEPSLRIHSKEVSNKMTRRDTDPMYDWDEDKRPRGEQKRRHRKN, from the exons ATGTCTCTCCCGCCCGTAGAGCGCGCGCACATCAAAGAGGACCACCTCCGTGAATGGAAGGCCGGAAACCCTAGCTTCAAGCTCCCGGATCCCGTCCCGATGCTCCGCTTCCTCTACGAGCTCTGCTCCACCATG GTTCGCGGTGAACTGCCGGTTCAGAAGTGCAGAGCGGCTTTGGACTCGGCGGAGTTCTCCGAGAAGGTTTCGGAGCTAGAGGTGGCTTCAAGCTTGGCTGATATTGTTACTCAAATGTCTCAGGAT CTTACCATGCCTGGAGAGCATCGAGCCCGTCTCACAAAACTG GTCAAATGGTTGGTGGAATCTTCTTTGGTTCCATTACGGCTTTTTCAGGAGCGCTGTGAG GAAGAATTTTTGTGGGAGGCTGAAATGATCAAGATAAAGGCTCAAGAACTGAAGAGTaaagag GTTAGAGTGAATACCCGTCTTCTATATCAGCAAACAAAGTTTAATCTCCTTCGAGAAGAGAGCGAGGGATATGCCAAGCTG GTTACACTTCTTTGCCAAAATTCAGAAAGTTCATCGCACAATGCTGGAGCTACAATAGGCATTATAAAG TCATTAATCGGACATTTTGATTTGGACCCAAATCATGTTTTTGATATC GTTTTGGAGTGTTTTGAACTTCTGCCAGACAACAATGTCTTTTTGGAGTTGATACCAATATTTCCAAAG TCTCATGCTTCACAAATCCTTGGTTTCAAATTTCAACATTACCAGCGTATGGAAGTAAATGACCTTGTACCATTTGGACTCTATAAGCTTACAGCTTTGCTGGTGAAGGAGAATTTTATTGATCTTGATAGCAT ATGTGCTCATTTACTCCCGAAGGACGATGAGGCGTTTGAGCATTATAGTGCTTTCTCATCCAAGCAGCTTGATGAG GCTAATAAAATTGGTAAAATAAATCTCGCTGCTACTGGGAAGGATTTGATGGAAGATGAGAAACAAGGAGATGTGACTATAGATCTCTTTGCATCATTAGACATGGATTCAGAGGCAGTAGGAGAACGATCTACAGAGTTTGAAAATAATCAGACTTTGGGCTTGCTTACTGGTTTTCTTTCTGTAGATGACTG GTATCATGCACACATACTATTTGAACGTCTTTCACCTCTAAATCCTGTTGAACATATCCAAATATGTAATAGCTTGTTCAG GCTCATTGAAAAATCCATCTCTTGTGCATACAACATGGTTCACCAAGCACGTCTCAATAACTTGGGGACCTCCTCAGGAACCAGTGTTGGTGTCATGACTACAGAAAACGCATCAGCTAGTGGTTCTGTTATAGAACTACAAAAAGAACTTTTTCAGATGCTTGCTATTGTTGGGCCTTACCTTTATCGTGATACTTTGCTGCTACAGAAG GTTTGCAGAGTATTAAGAGGTTATTACTTGTCTGCACCCGAGCTTGGAAGGATGGGTGGCGTAGCTGTTTCTGCAAGTAATCCTGGTTTGCCCCTTAAGGAAGCTAGGTCACCCCGTCAATTAGCAATGTTAAGGGTAGAGGAAGCCTTCCGCACATGTCTACTTCCATCTTTACAGTTAATACCTGCAAATCCAGCTGTTGGAATGGAAATTTGGGAAGTGATGAGTCTACTTCCATATGAG GTGAGGTATCGTTTATATGGTGAATGGGAAAAAGAAGATGAACGAATTCCTATGGTTTTAGCTGCAAGGCAAACAGCCAAG TTGGACACTAGAAGGATTTTGAAGCGGCttgcaaaagaaaatttaaagcAGCAGGGTCGGATGGTTGCAAAATTAGCTCATGCAAATCCAATGACTGTACTCCGAACAATTGTTCATCAG ATTGAGGCATACAAAGATATGATAACTCCTGTTGTGGATGCATTTAAGTATTTGACTCAG cTTGAATATGATGTGCTGGAATATGTTGTGATTGAGCGTCTGGCGCAAGGAGGGCGCGATAAGCTAAAAGATGATGGGCTTAACTTGTCAGACTGGCTCCAATCTTTGGCTTCATTTTGGGGTCACTT gtGTAAAAAATACCCATCTATGGAATTGAGAGGCCTTCACCAGTACCTTGTCAATCAGTTGAAAAAGGGCCAAGGAATTGAGCTCGTTGTTCTTCAG GAGCTTATTCAGCAAATGGCAAATGTCCATCACACCGAGGACCTTACTGAAGATCAGCTAGATGCGATGGCTGGGGGTGAGACTCTCCGTCATCATACCACTGGGTTTGGTGCTACCCGACATAACAAG CAATTAATCAAGTCCATGAACAGGCTAAGGGACTCGCTGCTTCCAAAAGATGAAACTAAGCTGGCAATCCCCCTTTTATTACTTCTTGCTCAGCATCGTTCTTT GGTCATAATAGATGCAGATGCACCTTATATTAAGATGGTTAGCGAGCAGTTTGATAGATGTCATGGAGCACTCCTTCAGTATGTGGAATTTCTTAGCAGTGCCATGCCATCAGCATCAGCTTATGCTCAGCTGATCCCTTCACTTGATGATCTAGTCCACAAATACCACCTTGATCCTGAG GTTGCTTTCTTGATTTATCGCCCAGTAATGAGGCTGTTCAAGAGTTCCACGAGTTATGATGTTTTCTGGCCTCTAGACAATGATGATGCTCAAAGTGTTACATCTGCAAATTCAGAGTCCGAAGCTGTACAGAACTCTGGCAACGTGGTTCTGGATCTCGGGTCTACATCGAACCCTATAAC GTGGTTGGATCTTCTTGACACTGCTAAAAGCATGTTGCCTGCAAGAGCCTGGAATAGTTTGTCCCCTGATCTTTATGCTACATTTTGGGGGCTCACACTTTATGATCTTTATGTCCCAAGAAATTGCTATGAATCTGAAGTTGTGAGACAGCAAGCCTCTATAAAAGTTCTGGAAGAGCAGACTGATAATTCGATTTCTGCAATAAATAAaaggaagaaggagaaggaaaGAATTCAAGAAACCATAGATAGGCTGACTAGTGAACTTCGTAAGCATGAGGAACATGTTGCATCTGTTCGTAAACGGTTATCGCGTGAGAAGGACAAATGGTTGAGTTCATGTCTTGATACTTTAAAGATCAACATGGAATTCCTTCAGCGTTGTATATTTCCTCGTTGTACTTTCAGCATGCCAGATGCTGTCTATTGTGCCATGTTTGTGCACACTCTTCATTCCCTGGGAACACCATTTTTTAACACAGTCAACCACATGGATGTCCTTATCTGTAGAACCTTACAGCCTATGATATGCTGTTGCACTGAATCTGAAGTTGGTAGACTGGGGAAGTTTCTTTGTGAGACCTTGAAGGTTGCTTACTATTGGAAG AGTGATGAATCTATTTATGAGCGCGATTGTGGAAACATGCCAGGCTTTGCTGTCTATTATAGATTTCCAGATAGCCAGCGGGTTCGATATGGCCAGTTTGTCAAG GTGCACTGGAAATGGAGTCAAAGGATCACTAGATTGTTGGGTCAGTGTCTGGAATCTACGGAGTACATGGAAATTCGAAATGCTCTCATAATCTTATCAAGAATTTCTAGTGTTTTCCCGGTTACTAAAAAGAGTGGGATTAACCTCGAAAGACGG GTGTCCAAGATCAAAGGTGATGGGAGAGAGGACCTTAAGGTGTTGGCAACAAGTGTTGGTGCTTCTTTGGCTGCTAGAAAG CCTTCATTGGTTTCGGATGAAGAATTTTGCATGGGCTACGTTGAACTGAAGTCTACAACATCTTCGAAGCCTTCATCCAGTAATCTAGGAGCAATACAGAGTGCTCCTGCCACTAACAATTCTCCAACTGAACCTGTTGGTGGAAGAGCAGGAACCCTTGTCTCCCAACACTCGGAATCAATCATTTCAACCAGAGACCACGTGTCAAAAGCTAAACCTGCAGATGGGAGGTTGGAAAGGGTAGAAAGTATCTCAAATGCAAAATCTGATCAAGGGCATTTAAAACATAAAGGTGTCTCATTGGTGAATGGTTCAGATGCTCATGCATCTGTACCATCAGGTATTTTACAATCTGGAACGTCAAGGCCTATTGAAAATCAAGTGCAAGTGAACGAAATCTCAAACCGGACACTGGATGAAAATATGGGAAAACCTGCCGCAAAGAACACTTCAGAATCTGAG TCGAGGGGCCAAGCGAAACGGTCTGTTCCTGCTGGGGCTAAGCCATTGAAACAAGACCTTGCAAAGGACGAAAGTAGATCTGGAAAAGCAGCTGGGTCTACGGTTATAACAGTAAATGGTGGCACGGTATCATCTTCGGGCAAAGGCCCAGCTACGGTAGGTATTGAATCAAAAGTGGAGGGTGGATCTGCAAAGATATCCAGTACAAGGATTAAGGAGGAAGGTGCTGAGGTTTCTGACACGGCAAGGCCCCCTTCCTCTCGATTCATTCACTCTCCTAGACATGATAGTTCTGCTAGCCTCTCTAAGTCTGGTGATAAACTTCAGAAAAGAAACAGCCCCGCAGAAGAAACGGATAGACAAAGTAAACGCCGAAAAGGGGAGGCTGAAACGAGAGATTTTGAGGGTGAAGCTCGACTGTCTGATCGAGAGAGGTCCACTGATGCTAGACTGTTGGATGTTGACAAATCAGGAACTGATGATAGAGGTGGTCATAAGACCACTGAAAAGGCCTCAGATCGGTCTAAAGATAAAGGAAGTGAAAGACATGATAAAGATCACAGGGAAAGATCGGATCGTCCTGATAAGTCACGTGGAGATGATTTTGTCGAGAGATCCAGAGATAGGTCAATGGAGAGACATGGAAGGGATCATTCAGCTGAAAAATTGCAAGAGAGGGGTTCAGATAGGAGTCTTGATAGATTGCCTGACAAATCTAAGGATGAGAAAGGTAAAGGGCGTCACAGTGATATATCCGCTGAAAAATCTCATGTTGATGATCGATATCATGGGCAGAGCttacctccaccaccaccctTACCTCCTCACATTGTTCCTCAATCTGTGAGTTCTGGAAGAAGAGACGAAGATTCAGATAGAAGGACTGCCGCTACAAGGCATACTCAAAGGCTTTCTCCGAGACATGATGAGAAGGAACGTAGAAGATCTGAAGAAAATTCCTCCATTTCTCAAGACGATTCGAAACGTAGAAGAGAAGATGATTTTCGAGAGAGAAAGCGTGATGATCGTGAGGGTATCTCAAAG GTGGAGGAGAGGGATAGGGACAGGGAAAGGGggcgggagagagagaaagaaagggaGAAAACCAACCTTTTGAAGGAAGATCCAGAGACAATAGCAGCTTCAAAGAGGCGGAAACTTAAACGAGAACATCTGCCTTCTGGGGAAGCTGGTGAGTACTCACCAGTTCATCCTCCCCCTCCCCTCTCTATTAACTTGTCCCAGCCATATGATGGAAGAGATAGAGAACGGAAAGGACCCATTGTCACTCGCGCAGGTTACATGGAAGAACCAAGTCTAAGGATTCACAGTAAAGAAGTATCCAACAAGATGACTCGCCGTGATACAGACCC AATGTACGACTGGGACGAAGATAAAAGGCCAAGAGGTGAACAGAAACGAAGGCATAGGAAGAACTAA
- the LOC126791886 gene encoding uncharacterized protein LOC126791886 — translation MADFSSDFSMLRLDSSFSSSLKRPSPPHSHQPNPKKEKLSPPLPSGFSKITPLPPLPKSGRSETHNPLLRRCISNLDSHSPHTDAVASPPSVVSTLPPHPTHHRAVSEPTFSPAAKSASRTSSSSGDDDDSPSTKRKLKRIKDRFREMTLWFEQVMLEDVDDDDDDAIQVDQEKAPETLQEEQEQEVQVINNAEPSDENVQGLVITAVTEEDCDQKRFEESVSVEKVGECIVIHFSCHCGVPYQFLLAGGNCYYKLM, via the exons ATGGCTGATTTCTCATCGGACTTCTCCATGCTCCGCCTCGactcctccttctcctcctccctcaAGCGCCCCTCTCCGCCGCACTCCCACCAGCCCAACCCCAAGAAAGAGAAGCTCTCTCCTCCTCTCCCATCTGGCTTTTCCAAGATTACCCCTCTCCCTCCTCTCCCCAAATCGGGCCGCTCCGAAACCCACAACCCGCTCCTCCGCCGCTGCATTTCCAACCTCGATTCTCACTCTCCCCACACCGACGCCGTCGCTTCCCCGCCGTCCGTGGTCTCCACGCTCCCGCCCCACCCCACCCACCACCGCGCCGTCTCCGAGCCCACCTTCTCTCCCGCCGCCAAGTCCGCCTCCCGCACCTCCTCCAGCTCCGGCGACGACGACGACTCCCCCAGTACTAAG AGGAAGCTCAAGAGGATCAAGGATCGGTTCAGAGAGATGACGCTGTGGTTTGAGCAAGTCATGCTTGAAGATGTTGATGACGACGATGATGACGCCATTCAGGTGGATCAGGAGAAAGCACCAGAGACTCtacaagaagaacaagagcAGGAGGTGCAGGTTATCAACAATGCTGAACCCTCTGATGAGAATGTTCAAGGTCTTGTAATCACTGCTGTCACCGAG GAGGATTGTGATCAGAAAAGGTTTGAGGAATCGGTGAGCGTGGAGAAGGTTGGGGAGTGCATAGTGATCCATTTCAGCTGCCACTGTGGGGTTCCTTATCAGTTTCTTCTTGCTGGAGGAAATTGCTACTACAAGCTCATGTAG
- the LOC126791710 gene encoding probable clathrin assembly protein At4g32285: MQRRFRQAFTALREHTSVSYAKIATVGGFCNVELIVIKATAPDDLPLPEKYIQELLKIFSISAATLRDFSLSFCRRFGKTRCWRVALKCLILLHRLLRAVPEDSAFRTELLCTRSIGLMSLNNCRFRDDSSSASADYTAFIRSYAQLLDEVLHCFCLDNKAPPEPLQQHQEEGEEGDDEDEREEEDDEPQFQSLSAKMEEISRMLEMLPQLQSLIDRVMDCRPTGPAAKSFLVQVAMKLLIRDSFVCYTIFRKEIVMVLDSLFQMPYRNCISAFGIYKKAAVQATELCEFYDWCRAMGICGAYEYPFIDRIPHIQIHALENFLHGMWQLTDQSSSTPTSSLTSSFKCSSETLTEDETHGSILVSTKWEKPLIQFGGDHEDVKPLIGFGKEEAEKMLIQFEEVDESWETILEASINVSPSYQQNNMLCLYNPNVINPFYKSSMTRQDYHGLVTANNTVPSLI; encoded by the coding sequence ATGCAGAGGCGATTCCGGCAAGCATTCACCGCTCTAAGAGAGCATACATCCGTGAGCTATGCAAAGATCGCCACGGTTGGAGGGTTCTGCAACGTCGAGCTCATCGTCATAAAAGCAACGGCTCCGGATGACTTGCCTTTGCCGGAAAAGTACATTCAAGAGCTCTTGAAAATCTTCTCCATCTCTGCAGCCACCCTGAGAGACTTCTCACTCAGCTTCTGCCGCCGCTTCGGGAAGACCCGCTGCTGGAGAGTTGCACTCAAGTGCTTGATCCTCCTCCATCGTCTGCTCCGTGCCGTCCCTGAAGACAGTGCGTTTCGGACTGAGCTCCTTTGTACACGCTCTATTGGGTTGATGTCTCTTAACAACTGTCGCTTCCGTGATGATTCCTCCTCGGCTTCAGCAGACTATACGGCTTTCATCAGATCATATGCTCAGCTCCTCGACGAAGTTCTTCATTGCTTTTGCTTGGACAACAAGGCTCCCCCAGAACCACTACAACAACATcaagaggaaggagaagaaggagatgatgaagatgaacgagaggaagaagatgatgaaccACAATTTCAGAGCTTATCAGCTAAAATGGAAGAAATTAGTCGAATGCTTGAAATGCTGCCGCAGCTACAAAGCCTTATTGATCGAGTCATGGACTGCCGGCCAACAGGGCCAGCAGCTAAAAGCTTTTTGGTTCAAGTGGCCATGAAACTTCTAATTCGAGACAGCTTTGTGTGTTATACAATCTTTAGGAAGGAAATTGTTATGGTTCTTGATAGCCTCTTTCAGATGCCTTATCGAAATTGCATATCCGCTTTTGGGATTTACAAGAAGGCAGCAGTGCAAGCAACTGAGCTTTGTGAATTCTACGACTGGTGTAGGGCAATGGGAATTTGTGGTGCATATGAGTATCCATTTATCGATCGAATCCCGCATATTCAAATCCATGCTCTGGAGAACTTCCTCCATGGAATGTGGCAGTTGACGGATCAGTCTTCTTCCACTCCGACCTCATCGTTAACCTCTTCATTTAAATGCTCCAGTGAAACCTTGACGGAAGATGAAACTCACGGAAGCATTCTTGTTAGTACAAAATGGGAAAAGCCATTGATTCAGTTCGGTGGGGATCATGAGGACGTGAAGCCCTTAATTGGGTTTGGGAAAGAGGAAGCCGAGAAGATGTTGATTCAGTTTGAAGAAGTCGATGAGAGCTGGGAGACCATTCTTGAAGCTTCCATCAATGTGTCACCTTCTTATCAACAAAACAATATGTTGTGCTTGTACAATCCGAACGTCATCAACCCTTTCTATAAATCGAGCATGACAAGGCAAGATTACCATGGATTGGTCACTGCCAACAACACCGTTCCTTCTTTAATCTAG
- the LOC126790432 gene encoding G-type lectin S-receptor-like serine/threonine-protein kinase At5g24080 translates to MSPFFLFFLFIFTLSTPPPSSAQRNLTSFSISDSPWTPLDKLTLLSPNSAFAAGFLPLLPSSSSLYNFSIWFSNISAPNTVVWSTTGPPLGPDATLSITSAGLLRLSNSSSGENLFPGTPSTAKNTTQLKLRNDGNLIYGDWQSFSFPTDTALPNQSLSGNFTLVSKNRKFSFINSTQLVFNFTEQYQDLTDAFLSFDSSGQMKQANGKSFIVSDFGLNNSRRLTLDNDGNLRIYSFDPTISTWKIVWQSGYELCQVHGACGPNAICVSDGSSSSYYCVCPPGFQPVPNGAIEDQGCERKIPLAKKTKFLQLDYVNFTGGSNQTNWPATNFSQCQSRCLNRDNCLGFMFKYDGQGFCVLQLDRLLYGYWSPGTERAMFLRVDGAETDKSNFTGMTELLETTCPVEISLPLPPQESNATTRNIVIICTLFAAELISGVLFFWAFIKKYIKYRDMARTLGLEFLPAGGPKRFSYAELKAATKDFSNLIGRGGFGDVYRGELTDQRVVAVKCLKHVAGGDAEFWAEVTIIARMHHLNLVRLWGFCAEKGQRILVYEYVPNGSLDNYLFKPGRVLATDQESDNGAPVEDEKPILDWGIRYRIALGVARSIAYLHEECLEWVLHCDIKPENILLGDDFCPKISDFGLAKLKKKEDMVTISRMQGTRGYMAPEWVKMDPITPKADVYSFGMVLLELVTGVRNNDVQGSMMESEDWYFPRWAFEKVFKEMNVEDILDRHIKHCYDSRTNFDAVNRMVKTAMWCLQDRPEMRPSMGKVAKMLEGTVDITEPKKPTIFFLSDD, encoded by the coding sequence ATGTCACCCTTCTTCCTGTTCTTCCTCTTCATCTTCACCCTCTCAACCCCACCGCCGTCCTCCGCCCAACGAAACCTCACATCCTTTTCCATCTCCGACTCCCCTTGGACCCCACTTGACAAGCTCACCCTCCTCTCCCCCAACTCCGCCTTCGCCGCTGGCTTCCTCCCCCTCCTCCCCTCATCCTCTTCCCTCTACAACTTCTCCATCTGGTTCAGCAACATCTCCGCCCCAAACACCGTAGTTTGGTCCACCACCGGCCCTCCTCTGGGCCCCGACGCCACTCTCTCCATCACCTCCGCCGGCCTCCTCCGCCTCTCCAACTCCTCCTCCGGCGAAAACCTCTTCCCGGGAACCCCCTCCACCGCAAAAAACACTACCCAGCTCAAGCTCCGTAACGACGGAAACCTCATCTACGGCGACTGGCAGAGCTTCTCTTTCCCGACTGACACTGCTTTACCTAACCAATCCTTGAGCGGGAACTTCACCCTTGTCTCCAAAAACCGCAAGTTCAGCTTCATCAACTCCACCCAGCTCGTCTTCAACTTCACCGAGCAGTACCAGGACCTCACCGACGCCTTCCTTAGCTTCGACTCCTCCGGCCAAATGAAGCAGGCAAACGGCAAGTCGTTTATCGTCTCCGACTTTGGTCTCAACAACTCACGCCGGCTCACCCTCGACAACGACGGAAACCTCCGCATTTACAGCTTCGATCCCACCATCTCAACCTGGAAAATCGTCTGGCAGTCAGGCTACGAGCTCTGTCAGGTGCACGGCGCGTGCGGGCCCAACGCCATCTGCGTCAGCGACGGGTCTAGCTCGAGCTACTACTGCGTCTGCCCGCCGGGGTTTCAGCCGGTACCAAACGGAGCCATAGAGGACCAAGGCTGCGAGAGGAAGATCCCACTTGCTAAAAAGACCAAGTTTCTCCAACTCGATTACGTCAACTTTACCGGCGGGTCAAACCAGACCAATTGGCCCGCAACTAACTTTAGTCAATGCCAATCAAGGTGTCTAAACAGAGACAactgtttagggtttatgttCAAATACGACGGCCAAGGCTTCTGTGTGTTGCAGCTGGACCGGTTGCTATACGGGTACTGGTCACCGGGAACCGAAAGAGCTATGTTTCTCCGGGTGGACGGAGCCGAAACCGATAAGTCGAATTTTACAGGAATGACGGAGCTGCTAGAGACGACGTGTCCGGTTGAGATCAGTCTCCCCCTGCCGCCGCAAGAGTCGAACGCCACCACCAGGAACATAGTGATTATCTGTACACTTTTTGCTGCTGAGTTGATTTCCGGGGTGCTGTTCTTCTGGGCTTTTATCAAGAAGTATATAAAGTATAGAGACATGGCTCGGACGCTTGGGCTTGAGTTTCTCCCGGCCGGCGGGCCGAAGAGGTTTTCGTACGCCGAGCTGAAGGCAGCGACTAAGGACTTCTCCAATCTGATCGGAAGAGGTGGGTTTGGCGATGTTTATAGAGGAGAGCTGACGGATCAGAGGGTGGTGGCGGTAAAGTGTTTGAAACACGTGGCCGGCGGCGATGCCGAGTTTTGGGCGGAGGTGACGATTATTGCGCGGATGCACCACCTCAATTTGGTCAGGTTGTGGGGCTTCTGCGCGGAGAAAGGTCAGAGGATCCTAGTTTATGAGTATGTCCCGAATGGGTCCCTAGACAATTACCTTTTCAAACCGGGTCGGGTTTTGGCTACGGATCAGGAATCGGATAACGGAGCCCCGGTGGAGGATGAGAAACCGATTCTTGATTGGGGGATAAGGTACCGAATCGCATTAGGCGTGGCGAGATCGATTGCTTACTTGCACGAAGAGTGTCTAGAATGGGTGTTGCATTGTGATATTAAGCCGGAAAATATACTACTCGGCGACGACTTTTGCCCGAAAATATCGGATTTCGGGTTGGCGaagttgaagaagaaggaggacATGGTAACCATATCTCGGATGCAAGGGACTCGAGGGTACATGGCGCCGGAGTGGGTCAAGATGGACCCGATCACACCCAAGGCTGACGTGTACAGCTTTGGAATGGTCTTGCTGGAGCTTGTGACCGGGGTGCGGAACAATGATGTTCAAGGGTCCATGATGGAGAGCGAGGATTGGTATTTCCCGAGATGGGCGTTTGAGAAGGTGTTTAAGGAGATGAATGTGGAGGATATCTTGGACCGTCATATCAAGCATTGTTACGATAGCAGGACGAATTTTGATGCGGTGAACCGAATGGTGAAGACGGCAATGTGGTGCCTTCAAGACCGGCCAGAGATGAGGCCGTCAATGGGCAAAGTGGCTAAGATGCTGGAAGGGACTGTGGATATCACCGAACCTAAGAAGCCCACCATATTTTTCCTCAGTGATGACTAG